acaagggtACACCATGGACactattttcatttatgatatAGCTTTcacttttatataagtttttttcactaaattttcaacaaaattgtttgttttctttttcataacATTACAGGTAACATTGCTAAGGGAGAAACTGTTGTAAATGCCCAAATCTTGCGAAAGATAACTCTTATCCAACTAATTTCTCCTTTGGTAACACCATTGACttaaaaaatgtaacatttCCTTTTGGTgaaaatttttattataaaaccaaCATACACCTcctaaatcattaaaaaatgtttgtatgtATCAAAATGCAATCAAAAGTGATAAATCATAATAACAAATGATATGAATAATAGTCCTACTTCAAGTCTGAAAGGATTTATAGTAAAAAGTAACAGTTAATTCTGGCCATCTCCAAGgatttaaaaacacattaaggatgatttttataacatttcatACTGTAAACTGTAAATTGTGTATCACAAAACATTCATATCTAACATATGCAAGTggtattttgatatattttcatgtcTGTGACTTAAAAAGACCCAATAACATAGTTTTGCATGTTTTTTGATAATGACcgatacaccaaatatagttgacctattgtatatagtattagaaaaaaagaccaaaactcaaaaacttaactttgaccactaaaccatgaaaatgagatcaaggtcagatgacaccagCCAGCTAGGCATGgacaccttacaaccattcaatacacaaaatatagaagacctattgtatacagtataagaaaaacagaccaaaacacaaaaacctaACTATTATAgacactgaaccatgaaaatgaggtcaaggtcagatgacacctgccagttggacatgtacacctttcagaccttccatacaccgaatatactagacctattgcttatagtatctgagatatggacttgaccaccaaaacttaaccttgttcactaaTCCAtgaatgaggtcgaggtcaagtgaaaactgtctgacgggcatgagggccttgcaaggtacgcacatgccaaatatagttatcctatcaCTTATACTAAGagaaaatttaacattacaaacattttgaacttttttttcaagtagtcactgaaccatgaaaatgagttcaaggatATTGGACATGtaactgacggaaacttcgtaacatgaggcatcaatatacaaagtatgaagcatctaggtcttccaccttctaaaacataaagcttttaagaagtttgcgaacaccgccgccgccggatcactatccctatgtcgagctttctgcgacttTTTgtcaggctcgacaaaaactacattttacctctatattttacttttagccatgtcggccatcttcGTTGGCAGGCGGgatcatcggacacatttttaaactagattccctagtgatgattgtggccaagtttggtaaaattggcctagtagtttcataggagaagatttttgtaaagttaaCGGACGACAATAATAATGATAACGACGGACGCCAATTGATGAGAAAGATCAATTTGCcatttgggccaggtgagctaaaaattaacCCCCTTAACTGGGCGTAATCAAAAAGTTTAAGAGACCAGTCAAATaacattattaaattattaGTAAAACAACTGCCTACGACGTggtataaactttttaaaaagttgaccgcaaaagtatcaaatttgtttttaatgttcttCTGGCAAATATAGCTATTGGAAAAAAACTGTTAAACAAAATAACgggaatgatttttttgtactgATATATATTAAGGGAATACTCATTTTTTGGGAATCgaactcagaaaaatttaaaagcCCTTTTAACAGTAATAAATCTATAACTACAGTTATAATGTAATGAATGAAAGTCACGCGTAGCAACATGTTAAGTATAACAAACTCTAAACTATATACTGTACTTTAAATGTACAATGAAATTGTCTCAATAAACGATGTTTACAATGCATATGGCACATCATTTACTGGTAGACTGTTACGATATAAGAAAAACCTTAACTACTAGTTTAAATAAGAGCTGTAACGTGCTTCAATTTTTTGTCCAGTAGACTTAATCGTTGCTTCAACAGTTATATCAGTCCCTCCAAATTTCATCCCGATCTCGACGTCCCGATCAGGACCAGTTATATCTGACAAATCTACCTCAAATTTCCCGATATAAGTACAATCTTCTTCATCGGTGTATTGTGGATCTTCAGAACGAGACGAATAGATGGGAAGTACAATTTTACTCGCGTTTTCTCTTAATGGATTGTATGTTTTCGTACTGGTTAGATCATCGCACTCCATTGGTTCTCCTCTCCCGACATGCTTTCCAAATCTATCTCGGCAATACATCTTATTATTAGTAATATGTTTCTTATCTTCTGGGTCGGTATGTGGACGGAACTGCATATTTGTACTGACTCCAAAAGTGTATCGAAGGATTCTTGGACTGATAACCTTAGGATTAAATCCGAACTGAACTGCACCTTTGAGCACAGCAAGACCTGCATCTTCTGGTATTATCACAGTTTTACTATGAAATGCCGACTTTATTGCTTCCTGCAGCATTTGTGATTCAGAAAAACCACCAACCATTAAAATTATGTCTGTGTCGACAACTGCTCCTTTCTGGAATAAATCTTTCAGATGGTCAACAATGCGTTGGCATGGTTCTTCAAAGAACTTTTTAGCGGTGTCGGGATCAACACGTAATTTATCACCTACCCATGACAttgatttgtttgatttgaaGGAACTTTTCAGTGAAACTCCTTTTACTTCTTGAAATCTTTCACTTAAACTTAATGGAATTCTAATTGTAATTTTAGCTGTGCTGTCTGGGCGAATACTTCGCTTTTTCACTTCAAATTCTCTACACAGACCTAGATAATCGACCTTGTCATCCTTCCGGAACTTGTCGACCGTATCTGATCCAACAATATCCGTCAGGAATTCGTCAAATGCCTCGTCGACTTTAGTTCCGCCCCAATCTCCACCATTGGCCATGTAGATCTGTTTGATGTCGCCATCGTCTTTTATTTCTTGTACAGTAATATCAACCGTTCCacctaaataaaaaataaaaatattttaatgaaaatgatttgATTGTTGTGTGAGATTTGATTTAATACTTttgctccaaaagtaattacaGCATCGCGGTTTCTGTGACCATTTTATAAAAACTacgtttgttttaaacaaaaaaaacaacatgtggCACATTTCCTATGTACTTGTTTTACTCAAAGATCAGTAGGGCAAATGTTAGGTTGATAAAAGCTTATAGAagacaaaataatgtaaatgaaatttattttttcaattttaaatagtaCGGATtccaaatgtaaaacaatataaaaacaagaaaactaacggcctaaatGTAATTGTCTGTTTCGGTAATATCAGTTCTTTTTATAAACACTTGTATTTGGCCTCGATCATAATAATTATTGAAGAGTTAATGTTTGTCGAAATGGAAATCAGtatcaataattgtatatatatccCTCGTGATTCTGATTCATTGTCTGTGATACGTTTTGTCATTTTCGGTTTGTAACATTGTTTGGCCTTAAATATCtctgaagagacattaattttcaaaacgggA
This Mytilus trossulus isolate FHL-02 chromosome 14, PNRI_Mtr1.1.1.hap1, whole genome shotgun sequence DNA region includes the following protein-coding sequences:
- the LOC134697339 gene encoding heat shock 70 kDa protein 12A-like; this translates as MAAGETISESLFVAAIDFGTTYSGYAFGNRNDYKDDPSKVAGCHWSMGSQPGLSLKTPSCILFDPEQHFDSFGGEAEDKYTELAQEDEHGDWYFFRRFKMQLYGKEELSKDFMLEGENGLQMPAIKVFAESIKFLRTHFEDHIKNNASEIKPRDVEWVLTVPAIWPDPAKKFMKEAANAGGIPNSRLILALEPEAASIYCKNLPVDRTLSTGGRSTLDAFAPGTQYLILDAGGGTVDITVQEIKDDGDIKQIYMANGGDWGGTKVDEAFDEFLTDIVGSDTVDKFRKDDKVDYLGLCREFEVKKRSIRPDSTAKITIRIPLSLSERFQEVKGVSLKSSFKSNKSMSWVGDKLRVDPDTAKKFFEEPCQRIVDHLKDLFQKGAVVDTDIILMVGGFSESQMLQEAIKSAFHSKTVIIPEDAGLAVLKGAVQFGFNPKVISPRILRYTFGVSTNMQFRPHTDPEDKKHITNNKMYCRDRFGKHVGRGEPMECDDLTSTKTYNPLRENASKIVLPIYSSRSEDPQYTDEEDCTYIGKFEVDLSDITGPDRDVEIGMKFGGTDITVEATIKSTGQKIEARYSSYLN